The DNA segment CTTCGAAGATGTAGCACTcctttagatttttcttttcttcttcactcaGGTGGATTTTGGGAAATGGGATTCCCTGCTTTAGGAAGTACTTGGAGGCTTCTTCCAAAGGCTGCattcaggcagaaaaaaaaaaaaagatcagagatTCTGCCACCCCCCAGCTTTTCCCAACACACAACACATCTACCAAAAGGTCTTCACAAAGATCCAGGAACAGTGTTCCCTGTCAGTGTTTCTTCTGGCCTGTCTTGTGCACAAGGTATTAAGTACTAGTTATTAACAGAACAACAGTTCAGGACCCAGCCTCCAACTTGCACTCCTGACTGCTGtcctacctcctcctcctcctcctcctcctcctccacctttATCTGAAACACAAATAAGATGTTCATGGCTGTGGGTGAGGGCAGCCTAGCCTCCTAGGACACAGAAACAAGCCCCTTACTGGAGAAAACCCAGAAATGAGCAGAACAGACAGGAATCTGAAATGGTACCATTTTAAAACATGGATTCACAAAGGTACAAACATTTGGTTGACTTggcatgaaatattttaaagcctCTGTCTCAGATGCCTTAAGATGGTTGTGAAAAGTGATGTAGGCATCTGGGAGCAAACACTGTCCTGactgaaatgttaatttaagCTCACGGGTGTGTAAGTCATTCTGAAAATAGGATTTTTGTTCCTGAATCTGTGGCAAATACAAAAATTCTAGTCTTCAGGAACTTCTGTCTTATCCATATCTAGTAACAGGAATTATAGACCAGGTTATTAGCTGGTATTTGAAACAGCAGATAAGGCATCAAAGGACAATTCTGCTCcacaatttagaaaaaaaaaatccagttacTGTTCTAAAGACAAATGGACAAATTACTTCTAATTCAACTGTATGTGGATATCTTTAGATGGCTACcacaagacaaacaaaacaagttcaCCAGTGGTGGTACTGTTTCCAGAGAAACACTCCATATGGAGAATAGTGTTGACAGCAGTACTGAGATCCCAGGAGCACACAGGTCTAAGAGATAGTATTTACCTATCAGAGGGTTAATTACAATAAAGGATTTAGAAATTACAATAAAGGATATAGAAAACTGGTACTACTTCTGTTCTCCTTAGGGGATCTGCCATGGTATACCAGCATCAGTGACAGACCTAGGCATCTACAGAATGGGAGCTGTACACCAAGAATCCTTTTCTCCCAGAACCAGTTTCTTCtacataaaattattctgaCTCCTTAGGAGTTAAAGAAGGCtaaaaaggataaaagacaGCAGTTATTATCAAAGAAGATAGAGTGGTCACTGCACCAATGTCTGCGATCCAGAAGAGTAGTTTAAGTGTAGGACAACATCCACTTTCCTCTCTGGCCTCATAAGCGGTGGGTAGCTAATATCGATGTATCCCGCCGTGTCTGCCAGGCACATGAACTCTGCAGTTTCTGTCAGCTGGTTGGGGAAATTCTCTAGTACAGtatctaaaagaaaatacttacgATGAGTCGTTTGCTGAAGAAGTAATATATCTGTTGTTTGGCTAATACGGGAGTGAAAAATGCCTTGTCTCCCCATTACTCTTCCTTTACAAGACTCTGCCACACTATAGGAGCCCAGCCTTGACACAGAAAAGACAAACCTGTCCAAGATAAGGAGACAAGAGCTCCTTCACTTCTCATGCTGTTCTTATTCCATCCCTGATGAGCAATACTTGCCCTTCCCTGGAATCAAGGGACTTTTTGGAGCTGATTTGAATAGATGAAATTTAACTAGttatcttgaattttttttccaaagtgaatAATAAAGCCTGCTCATCCTCTGCCTTCACTGATGAAAACACGAACCACCTGAGTGgacaaaaattaatattcagGTATGTTTACCTTTCCATATACAGAAGCTTTTGCTCTGAAGGTATTCATTGTGCATCTGAAATCCCTTCAGGAAGTTGTAGAACTTTGAAACCATCACCCGCTCAGTCAGGACCTGCCGAATGATGCCCATGATGCCACATTCAGGGGTGACTAAGTAAGTCTCCAACTCATGGCTCCTGGCTGGTGAGGAAGGCTCATCTCCTTCTGGACAGAGGAGATGAACAAGTTGTTCTGATACAGTTCTTTGCAGTACTTAAAACACCAAAAAGCACCTGCTATTAGCTACAGGAAAGAAGAACTTAATAAGGCATGGCAAAATTCAATCAAATCAATGTCAAAGTAGGAACAATAACAAAAATCCATCTACAGCAAAACATATTCCATGAAAAACAGAGTGGCCACAAACTTCCTAGGACAGGAAAAAGTGATCTACTGCTTGATAGAAGTCATAGGTGGATTCCCTGTCTGAAGGTCGGGTTAGGTTGAGAATCTGGACCAGCTTATTTCAAAATCAGTCCAaattggctttaaaaaaaaaaaaaatgccatcagGAGACTTAGATACTCTGCtcagaaaagagcagagaaagagtTGTGCTAAATGGCACCTCACGTGATTGGAAAACAGGGACAATGACTTTCTATCACGGGCATTTACTGAGCTCAGGGTTCTGCAACACTTACATGGAGAAAGTGATGAGAAAGCCCATAAATCAAACTCGCTAACCACATCTGAACACAGGAAGGACAGCCAGCATCTCTAAGCAGAACACAGGTTTGCAACAAGATCTAAGAAAGTTGAAATGGAGTTCCCCATAACTGATATATCCAACCCTTCAACAGCAATGTAAGAAAAGTACCATCTGCCaaggcagacagaaaacacagcaccgAGACATTTGTTACAACATGTAGGTTCACTAAAAGGCTCCTGGCAAAGATGATCTGTTAAAAAACCTCAGTAGTTTTATAGTTGGTGGCAAATCATCACTTGCATAAATTCAGTCCAAGGGAGACTAACGGAAATAACATTGCTGTGAATTAATTCAGAGGAAACCTAATTAGATATAGCTGACAACATGAGACCTcggggtgtggggaggggagcagTGCAGCACTGGCCTCagttttaagatttaaaaagcCTTCACACTATATGCCCCTGAATGTTAACATTCACTTAAACATTCACAAGACAGTGGGTAAAGTAGAAGCAGAAGCGTAACCAACCAACATCAACCGTCCTGTGCTGGGTACACCTCGGTAAGCACCTTTCCGTAGGATCCGATGAATGCCAGGCATCCAGCAGGTTGTAGGAAAAGACATTGCTCCACAGGCCTGTGCAATGGTAGAGAACACGGAAACTGCTTTGGAgacattttaatggaaaatatcctttttaaaaaataacctttcagctttctgaaagccTCAACATTTCCAAACTCTCACCAAAAACTGTATGAAGTTCTTTGGCAGCAACTCACATTCTGTCCTCAAAGAGGGACCTGAGCGGTGTTCAGTGCTGCGCCAGGCCCCAGGCACTGCAACTCGCTGTCAtggacagctgctgctggtgcactGCAAACCCACATTTTCTGTCCTACAAGCAACTGTCATCAGAGAGCAAAACCACACTGTTTCCCATAAAATAAGGCTTTGGTCTGCAATCTGTGTTGTATACAAACTTATAGTCAGCTAAAGGCTTGAAGGCTGCTCCTGAACCACCAAGACTCAAGTGGTTAAAGCACAGTTTGGCACAGTCTGCAGAGCAGTAAGCTAGAGCAAGTTCTTCCACTTTTGCCCTCCCACTTCAAAAGAACATCTAAAAATGTCTCCTCAGTGCAGAAATCTCCAAAAGCCTCTTGGATCTtgaaaagcatttcttcctCCACAGCTCTGCCGCAGGCCCTGAGGGGGACTGTGCCAGAGAAGGAATCACGGAGCTTTGCCTTGACAACCTCTACCAGTGACAGCTTTGCAAAAGCCGTATGTCGCCGAGGATGCAATAATTCGAAGTGCACAATGCAACAATTATGTATTCCATAATTCAGTAGCAGAAATataattctcttttaaatttgGCTCATTTGTGAAGTGGGACAGGAAGCCAAGGGTCTTCTGCTTCACAGGAATTCCCCATAAGAATGGGACATGCTTGAGAGACCTTAGAAATACATAATTAAGAAATCGGATAGGGGCTCTCTGGCTCTACGCTTAGCTGGCAGCCAGGGTTCATCTGCAGGTAGTTACTGGCTGGTTTCTGTGAGCCCAACCTCATCTCCCTGCAGCTCAAGGAGCTTCTGTCTAGGCCGGCTGTGAGAAGGCAACTCCTCTCGCTTCTCCTGTCTTCACTTGGTGCCTTCTTGCTCCATAACCCTTCCAGCTCCCTGAGCTCCAGGAGCTACACACTGCTCGTGCATTTGACGCTGCTGTCCCCCAGAGCTTGGTCCTAATTACATAGAAATGTTTCCCTCATCTCTTGCACTGAATTTTCACGGTGCCTGTATTCGCTGAAGTAAGAACTACGAGGACAGACGGGATCTTTTACTAGGCTGACAGAGCTGAAAATAGCAGACGAGCTCTTACACACCCCAGCCTTTCTCCTGGAAACCTGAGGGCCTCGTACCTCCACAAGCTCATCCAGTCTTTTCCTCTAGCCACTGCTCTTTCCAAAGGCCTTACCTCCCCCTGCAAACTACACCTTGTTTTTGTCCTTAACTACTCACACAGTAACTACTAGTACGCGTTAATCGCCACCCAGGAGGGCATTACACGCTGTGTCAGTAGGTGGCAACCTTGCTTTAACCCTCGACTCGACACGGTCTGAAGACAGGCCACGGCTGTGGGGTCGCCAGCCCAACTGGGGTGCTGAGGCGGAGCTTAGCCCAGACTGGACATGCTGGGTGTGCTCGCTGCCCAGCCACCTCGGTGCAAACACACCACACCACTGTCCTTGCAAAACTGGAAAGGAGGCACGACCTTCCCAGAAGGCGGCTCTGCAGTCCCACCTAGCTCTGTAGCCTACCTCCTACCTCTGGCAGTCAGCACAGAGTGCTTAATgggaaaacacaagaaaatggaaagcatgAAGGGATCTCTTCTTCAGTGTGCTCTCCAGCATCTCAAGGTTCTGGATTTGCAGGGCACTGGCTGCAATATGCAGGATCTGtgttatatgaaaaataaagtccATTTGTATGCAATTCAGACTTTTGCAGGGGAGCATATCACCTTTCATAAAACAGATGCGAGATTCAGGGAGCTTCTTCATCAGGCGACCCATGAAGAACTTGCTGCCAAAATCCTCTGCACGAATGAAGGCGCCGTATTTTAAGAACCCGACCTCATAAGGGGTGAACTCTACCCACTCTGCAGAGGCacaaaatgaacttttaaatCTCAATCCTatccctgcctccctgcagaaAGGACTCTGAACTGATAAGGAAGCAGGTGCAGGAGAAGCCCTGTCAGCAGTGTGACCACAGGCTGGCGTTCCTCGGGGTAAGGCATTATCATTCAGCCAGTTTCAGCCACCCACTCAGTAATGTTTCCCAAACTTGTTCCCTTCAGAACTTCCAACAAGTCTCTCCAGACAGGACATAAGCAAAGTTTGTACCAAAAAGGGTCAGCCTAAGTTACCCCACATGTGGAGCTAAGGCTTTGACTTATCAGTACCTTGGCTGTCCTTAAGCACCTCCCCCAGATTTCTCCTGCCCCACAGAAGATGGGTTCCTCCCGGAGCCTAGGCACAAAGTCTAGAAATGGAAGAGGAAGttaaggaggaaaaggaactgTTTATGAATGCCATGGTTCAGCAGCGCAAGGGGTTGCAGGACATGCAGTAACTGAGAATGCAGACCGTTTGAACACCAACCAAGTTGAGATACAGCTCAGTTTTGCCATCACCTTTGAACTCTGAAAGGCTGTAGTCTTCCTTGATGTTGAGGATCATGTAGATAGGTAAGGGATTCTGACCCTGACTCAATGCCTGTCGCTCATCTGAGAGTCTgtggttgtttttctgtgaagcgaccagaaacaaagagcaaaaccaaGGGACCTTCTTGGCATAGTGTATGGGCTTGCCAGATTACAGCAAAGTACACAACTGTTTCCATCTCCATTTTCTTATTCTCTCCACTCATTTTGTGcccagacatttttttttagctaagGAGTGATCTAAACATTTGCACATCCACATAAGCTTGTTTAACTACAGGTGAGCTGTAGGACACTGGTACAACGGTCTCTCATTCTTCCCAGTAAATGCATCCACTTTACCTGAATTATTTAAGTTCtcaaagggaggaaaagagcaaaagaaaccAAGAGCAGGACTCTACTGTTAGGTGCTCAGATGCTCATACTGGTAGGAAGGAGACATAGGTTTTCTGCTCTACAGAATATCCCTTGGCCACTAACGTGTTGAGAGATATGTGGGGACAAATCCCCTTTGTCAGTCAGCAGAAATCATCTGCTGGATAATGTTGGAATGCTCTCAAGCTAGCATCTGTCACTGGAGCTTCATTTTCCACACAACAGTATTCAGTAGCTGTTAGGGAAAGCATAGACACGCTACCCCATCACTTAATGCTTTTTCCAGTAGAAGCCCCCAAAAATCAACACTAGAAATCTGGTATCCCTCTTGCTTCCGCAGTTTTAGCTCCTTGTGATAGTACTTCAGACTCTCCAGGGAGAAGCAGCTTAGCTTGCACTTGGTCATATGTCTGCGGACTTCACCAATTGGTCTGGAGAGATCCTTGTGTGACCAGTCAGCATTCTGATACAAATGTGACAAGGtcctgggaaaaaagaaaggaagtacGTTGTCATATGCTTGAGAGGCTTTCACTTTTTAGACTTGGATTTAAGGATCACATCAAATGAACTAGGTGAAGTTCATTAAAAACACTGTTTGGGCTCAGTTTATTATTGAAGGGAAAAGATTTTTCGATTCAGAAGACCCCTCAAATCACTACTGAAACCTGAGGACTTGCAAAACACCCCTCTGTGTCCTGTAGGTGTATGCACAAGGCTGTGATTCACGTGAGGGTCACTCACTAGGAAAGATCCTAGAGATGAAGCTAGGGGTCAAGGAAAATGTCAGTCCCCGCAAGCAGTGCCTAGACCACATGCTGGCTCAGGCCATGTTTTCCtaatacagcaataaaaaagctCAAGACTGCAGTAGTACACCTTTACCAAAACCAAGAGAGTAAGTTTCTCTTACAGGAGTCTCACACAGCAGATGATAACGGTGGCAAATTATGTCTTCGCTCAGGATCTCCTTACCATGTGGAACCAGATGACCCAGTGATGTACGAAATAGCATCTAAGAGATCCAGCTTCTGAAGACCCAACAGGTTGCCTAACAGAGATGTCAGTGCCCGGGTGCCGCCACCTGTTGTCATGACTGCTACAACTGGCACCTGTTTGAACATCAACACAGCACTGGTAAGCAACAACCTAGTTTACCAGCACATGTGATCAGACCCGAGTAAACTGCAGCACTTCTGTCCCACAGGAAATTCCAACATTTCACCAGTTCCCcaagaaggggagaaaaagatgaaaacctggtattttgcacagcaaaataataatgaaactAAAAGTTTCTGTCATTACCTAATTTTGACAACTTTTATCAAAATCAATCAATTTGATTCTGAATTGTTATATGCTGGCTTACCAAAACAGCTAAAAACTTGCTGGTTTAAGGCATTTCAATATTAGACTGCATTTTCTTTAGTGGAACATCATCTCAGGAAAGCTCTACTCTGAGAACAAGCAGAACTCATCCTCTCTTGTAAGTCAAGTATAACGACTAGATTACATTTCCTATAACGTACCTAGAGTATATAATTGCAGTGAAGAACCACAAAACCTAATTGCATGGAAATCTAAACTGTTACAGGAAGACAAATCCCTCCAAGGAACCCACTGAGAGAAGAGGAGTCTAATGACACTTCCAATACACATTTCCAGACAACTGCATCAAGGAAAATACTCAGCAGCAACCTGAATCAAATCAAGCATTTCAGGTCAAAGCAAAGTATTCTGATTTGGGTTTACCTGCCTATAAGAAAAATTATCTTGTTCAAAAGTCTGAGATTAGTAGTTAGAAGTACTTCCCCTAAACAATATACTGATGTGATCAGTTTGTAAGCGGGGACGTAATTTATAGGATCCAAAGCCATTCTGTTGTGTAACATTTAGTATGCCTTTGGTCCAGCTGTCCTGGACAAAGGGAAAAGcacaggtaaaaaaaccctctcaaaACGGAAACTTCTCCATTTCTGAAGTGCTTGATCACAGACCATGTTCCCTCCCTAAAGTACCCACCATCCCCATGCCAGCATGGACACATACAAATACAAATCCTAACTCGCTCAGACAGCTAAGAGACAAATGTTGAATGTCTGTGTGCTGTTTGAGTGACAATGCAGCTGAGACAATAAGCACCAGAGGACAGAGTCTGTGATAAGAAACATTCCCATCAGTCAGTGTTATGTATCACTAACTGTTAGgttttcccccctccaaaacCTGGTAATATAAAACACCATAGGGGGCCTTGGGTTGAATGCTCAGCTAAGACAGCAGAACTATCCAGGTCTGTAatttacagatgaaaaagaaagaaggcaggGAAGAAATGCTGATTTATGGCATTCTGTTTTCTGAGCAAACGTAGCAAGTGGCTTTAGTACCACCCATGCTCTCACACCATTTCATCTAAAGACACTCTACATTCGGCACTGAATACAGTAGGGCTGGTTAAGGAACAATAATGCAAACGGCTACAAGCATAACACATTCCTGTTAGACAGCATGGTCCAGTCCCTGTGGTGCTCCCCATACCTCATGGTCTTGTAGGTCTTGCTCTAAATGAAGTgcttttttcagagcagaagccaCAAACTTCCTTCGTTTCTGTAGGAAAATTTTCTCCTGCATACACAGATCAAACTCCAAACGAACATCTAAGTTTCTTGACCTCAAACAAAGTCCAGGGTTAAACAGGATGTGTGTGATCATTTATAATTAATGTCTAGACCTGTACTTACAAGTTGCAAAGTCTAATACTAGGCTTAGAAAAGCTGCTATTGTGGCCCCACAAAAGCACACCACAGATGGTACAGACAAGGTagagaaaaagctgagaaagTTAAAGAGTTGTAaagtcttacagaaaaaaaaagaagtatttgttGCTATGCTGATTTTTCAAGAAGTGTCTAACATAAATACTGCAACCCATATATAGATACTATAAAGGGAATACCTAGAATTTGTTGCCTGAAGACCTCCAGGGtttataaatacagataaataaataatatatagaTAGTCTGGATTCTTTACAGGTAAGGAAAGTGAGTTGTAAACACGTATTTTTCTAAACTCATAGCTCCATGGATTTTTCAGCCAGAAGAGATTATTCTCCCCATCCAAACTTGCATAACTCTTGCATAGTAGCGTAACAGGAAATTTTGCCCAGCAGAGTTAACAACGTTCACCTTCTGGACATGGGTAACTAACATGGGGTAAATAGGGGTAAACATTGTCACCAACTAAATACTGTCTTCCTTAGTTGCAGAAAAAGGTAAGAAGGCAAAAAAACTGGGCAGCATCTTTTTTTCACAACCACAAAACCCGAAAGACAGAATTTCTTACCAGTCATTTGACTTCACCTGTAAATTGACTGTTTcatcctagaaaaaaaaaatacaatataagCACTGGAGGTGGTTTCATGTCCTTACCGTTCAGTCAGCATCTAAGCCCCTCACTTTTTCTAAGAGCCATGTTGGAGCCACAAAGCCATTACAATCAGAAAATCCATACAATTTTTAAACTTCTCCAACtccactttattttctttaaatcgTTTTATACCAAAGATACAAAGAGTAGGATACAGCAAAAACCAGCATCAGCTCTGCCAGTGTGCCCCATCTTGCCTCGtcatttgcatttgctttgaCCTGCATTAGTCCCCCAGCTAAAAGTCATCAGTCACAGAAACCCCTCTGTCAAATATTTGGCTGTCATTTTTGATTCTACTTGGTTCATATGAAAATGTACCGATCCATAACCATCTCTGTTAGGAATGTAAAGGCACTAGCAATTACGTATCTAACCCCCCACTTCACTGATCTAATTAACACCTGCCCATTGATCACTGGACCACTGATCTTTGGTCCATAGCTTCACATTTATCCTAAAAAGTTGGTATCAATCACCTCTGCTACTGTTACTTTCTCCTTGAAGGGAAGTGAATCCAGAGGAATAGTGAGGGATGCAGGGcagtcttttttctcttcacctGAGGTACACTGAAATATAATTATAATGTAGAACAATAATTAATGTatacatcacaaaaaaaaaaattactgtctcCAACTTATTTTTTCAAGTGGGGTCACCATTCAGCAGCTTCCAAATTGGCATCTAATATTTAGGTGCCTTATGGCACACAGTGCTCTTCCCGAGCAGAAGATCACAAAATAtgacttttaattaaaaatacaaattctctTCATTTGCCTCAGTCAGGTATGGGAAACCATGAGTTTATTGTGCTTACGCAAGCAGACAATCACATACCGAgcagaaaagagatttcttcTCCACTAGAGCCACGTGTAGCTCTGACAGGCTGTACTTGATGTAATGGAAGTCCAGGGGCCCCACAGGCTGCCGGGAAGAGCCCAGGAACAGGGTCTGGCTCTCTTCGTAGGATCCCTTCACTGAAAACAGTAagtctttttctaaaaaagatgtgaaaagcACACAGAGAAGTTAATGACTATGATCTCAGAAAGAGAACATTAAATGGTCATTCAGAagtcatttttatatataaaacattcaACAACGCTTAAAAGCTCCCAGACTCTATTTAtccaggaagaaggaaaggacaaaaaagaaaacaaacaaaaaaagaagaaagaaaaagaaagcaaagagcttATAAAACACCAGAAGCTGTTTTAAGAACTCAGACATACAGCCAAATCAGGCAAAAATTATATTACTGAGatagaaatatgtatttacttCTACTTTACAGCACTAATATGATTCGTTATTACTCTAATCATTTACTTTAACTTCAAAGTCCAGTTTTTATAGTTAGTTAGCACAGACACACTATAGCTGTTGGGTCTATGATCCCGTATATACTCCTAACCATCTAGTTCCTGTGCTCTAATTATAAGAACAACATTGCCGGATAagaaaatgaccaaaaaaaaaaaaaaaaaaaaaaaaagaaaaaaaaagagagagagagaaattttcagtttactgtaaaataagtttttttatttctaatttaagGTCTAACCTGAAGGTTCTTTCTTCATCTGTCTCTTGCCCACCAGGACTTCCAAGCAGGAAATTTCACGAGACTGTAGCAGGGATGAATGAGAAGCAAATTAAGCATATATAACATGCCACATCTGAGTCACTTCACTTCTGCCTGTCTCTGGCTACGTGAGTCCCTGGGGTCTGGAAGACTGTCTGCCCTGTGTTTGATAGGCTGTCAAGAGAAAGACCTTGGCACTCTGAAAATATGCCAAgattctttcagctgaaagaaaaatagctgtGTGCTGTGGTCTGTCCGTGGGGACGGGACTGCTAAGGGAGGGGAAGTAACAGGGGCAGGAATGGGAGGGTGCTGGAGCCAGCCAAGGGCAGGCTGATTGGGTTGGCCAAATCCAGGGCTGCCCTTGCTGTGGTGCAGCTGAACAGCCAGGTGCTAACTCCTCCAAACAGTGAGCTAGGGACAGTCAAGAAAGCAACTTCCGCATCATCCTATGGAGGTGGGAGAGCCAGGATGGTCATGAGGGGGTCCCAAGGGAAGTCCCCTGAGGGCACAACACAGAGGCAGTAAGTCAATGAAAGCACCTCCGACTTCACCAAAAGGCTtgctgcaagctgctgctggtggacAGGTCTCTGGTACCCCCAGGGACTATGCTCACCCTTTCCTAACACACCctcctgcagggagcagtgtAACAGGGCGGCTGTCAGCGTCCAacccccctctctctcccctccagccctgcctgcagtgagGTACTGGGGCATCTGCCGGATTTACCGCTCCCATCACTAGTGTGAAAATGAACATAGAagagaaacagtttaaaattacCACTAATACACCATTAGTGACCAGCTTTTCAGGAGGGACTGGactgaaagagagagaaaaaaaatgctatcaGAACTAATACGACCTAAGTACATCCTTAAATACGTTCCTTAATGCCCAGCATAGTCTCAAACATGTCACTGATCTTTAATTTTGGGAGACATCTGAAATGtgtcttccttatttttttaatgatattggTAAACAATAGCAGTCATAGGCACAGTGGGTGCAGTTCCTGTTAACCTTCTCCCTTGTCCAGCAAATAATGGGACAAATTAGTATCCAAGATGATTCTTGGTAGATAAGAAACACAGAGTTTTAGGTAATATGCAACTAACTTGATAAACACCAGCTGTTGCTGTGATGCTGTGCATTTTAAACTATACTATGCTAAATGCTAGTGTGTGTTTGACTGCTTGCTTTTGCTAAGGACAGTTCCTTGGTCCCATGTCGGTTTTACTCACATGCTCTCTGATGCAAACTCCACCTCCAGTGTCTCTTGTGTCtgtaaaagatttatttattataagcatttgaattaatttttgtttcccaCTAGCTATGGTTGTCAATGATTATTCTGGCTCCTGAAACAGGTCTTCAAATCGAATTTCCCTCCTGCTCTAGGGTTTGCTCAGACGAGTGAAAGCAATTGACTTAAGAGTGATTTTGGAAAGTGTTCCCCCTGCCTCTTTAACCACCAATCCCCAGGTTGACTGCGCTTTGTTCGGTGGTGAAGCAGAGTAAGGCAGTCACACAGGCGATCTGCAGTCCTAAGCCTGCAATAACTGTTGGCTTGAAACTGTTTAAAGCCTTGTTTTTTTCTAGGTAACATTATCAGAAGACTGATACTGTTGTAGAGCAGAGGGCATTCTCAATTCTTCTGATCATGACTCCTATAACACAGACAATGCACTGACCAGCCACCAGGCAAGTTACTATAGACTACCTGTCGATATCACCGTGGAGCTGAATGCAGATACATATCCTGTAAGAAAAGTCAGTGAAACAGCAAATCTATAAACTGATCTAAATCGGACATCCAGATCCCATGTTGAAGTCATCATGTTCAGGCAAACTGAAGGAACGAGATAATTACAGTAATTGGCCATCAATGGGCTTTAGCACCTCAGCATGGaccttttttttatattcaagTATACAGAAAAGAACTACAGGGCAGGGTATCAGTTTTAAAGTGAAAACTCCAACATGTATGTCCAAACTCACAAATGCTGGACCCAGG comes from the Falco cherrug isolate bFalChe1 chromosome 7, bFalChe1.pri, whole genome shotgun sequence genome and includes:
- the LOC102057470 gene encoding cytosolic phospholipase A2 epsilon-like — protein: MEKLGFAVSVTASQQCRGSGRGRREPAGWARLEPREEPRPARPGPARGTHGPPRRGQRLKGKRSGRSSCGGGAPGACAGSTARPGGTRGGGREARPAPQQSCLRRGGRPPLPSHPIPGQGVPGGAVTRGRPAPEWLRAGPAARRGEAAAEGLLCPGGSPPGQGTSVRRVPPRGRGGGGSLAGTDGSRGPAPCGGRDRGSEAEPGKKSEECPCCSLAVKIIRMRNLRKADLFSQTDCYVSLALPTASAETVRTKTVKNCRDPVWNETFFFRIQSQVKNILELKVYDENAVTKDDLLFTVVFDVAKIQLGETVCLTFQLDPKTQETLEVEFASESIPVPPEKLVTNGVLVSREISCLEVLVGKRQMKKEPSEKDLLFSVKGSYEESQTLFLGSSRQPVGPLDFHYIKYSLSELHVALVEKKSLFCSCTSGEEKKDCPASLTIPLDSLPFKEKVTVAEDETVNLQVKSNDWSRNLDVRLEFDLCMQEKIFLQKRRKFVASALKKALHLEQDLQDHEVPVVAVMTTGGGTRALTSLLGNLLGLQKLDLLDAISYITGSSGSTWTLSHLYQNADWSHKDLSRPIGEVRRHMTKCKLSCFSLESLKYYHKELKLRKQEGYQISSVDFWGLLLEKALSDGKNNHRLSDERQALSQGQNPLPIYMILNIKEDYSLSEFKEWVEFTPYEVGFLKYGAFIRAEDFGSKFFMGRLMKKLPESRICFMKGLWSNVFSYNLLDAWHSSDPTERCLPRCTQHRTVDVEGDEPSSPARSHELETYLVTPECGIMGIIRQVLTERVMVSKFYNFLKGFQMHNEYLQSKSFCIWKDTVLENFPNQLTETAEFMCLADTAGYIDISYPPLMRPERKVDVVLHLNYSSGSQTLPLEEASKYFLKQGIPFPKIHLSEEEKKNLKECYIFEDTETPEAPTVVFFPLVNDTFRKYKEPGVERSPAEMVQGNVDVSSIFSPYCLNSFTYTEEEFDKLVELTSYNIQNNKHLILQALNSAIEQKRQHRK